In one window of Caloenas nicobarica isolate bCalNic1 chromosome 34, bCalNic1.hap1, whole genome shotgun sequence DNA:
- the LOC136000675 gene encoding olfactory receptor 14A16-like → MCNSSSITQFLLLAFTDTRELQLLHFWLFLGIYLAALLGNGLIITTIACNQHLHTPMYFFLLNLALLDLGSISTTVPKSMANSLWDTRAISYSGCAAQLFFFFFCATAEYSLLTIMSYDRYVAICKPLHYGTLLGSRACVHMAAAAWATGFLNALLHTANTFSLPLCKGNALDQFFCEIPQILKLSCSQSYSREAGLLVVSVCLGFGCFVFIVVSYVQILRAVLRIPSEQGRHKAFATCLPHLAVVSLFLSTAMFAYLKPPSISSPSLDLVVSVLYSVVPPAVNPLIYSMRNQELKDDWEEDVSRYHDLNWWLWYNHDKKE, encoded by the exons atgtgcaacagcagctccatcacccagttcctcctcctggcgttcacagacacacgggagctgcagctcttgcacttctggctcttcctgggcatctacctggctgccctcctgggcaacggcctcatcatcaccaccatagcctgtaaccagcacctccacacccccatgtacttcttcctgctcaacctcgccctcctcgacctgggctccatctccacaactgtccccaaatccatggccaattccctctgggacaccagggccatctcatactcgggatgtgctgcccaactcttttttttctttttctgtgctacagcagaatattcacttctcaccatcatgtcctatgaccgctacgttgccatctgcaaacccctgcactatgggaccctcctgggcagcagagcttgtgtccacatggcagcagctgcctgggccactgggtttctcaatgctctgctgcacacggccaatacattttcactgccactgtgcaagggcaatgccctggaccagttcttctgtgaaatcccccagatcctcaagctctcctgctcacagtcctactccagggaagctgggctccttgtggttagtgtctgtttaggatttgggtgttttgtgttcattgtggtatcctatgtgcagatcttgagggctgtgctgaggatcccctctgagcagggacggcacaaagcctttgccacatgcctccctcacctggccgtggtctccctgttcctcagcactgccatgtttgcctacctgaagcccccctccatctcctccccatccctggacctggtggtgtctgttctgtactcagtggtgcctccagcagtgaaccccctcatctacagcatgaggaaccaggagctcaaggat GACTGGGAGGAAGATGTGAGCAGATATCATGATCTTAATTGGTGGCTGTGGTACAACCACGACAAGAAAGAGTAG